Proteins encoded within one genomic window of Zestosphaera sp.:
- a CDS encoding ABC transporter ATP-binding protein, protein MPNAMLDIRDLDVCYETSRGCVSAVKGVDLTVFEGESFCLVGETGCGKSTLALTIPRLLPPNARILSGKVLFRGVDLLGLGDEELQKIRGRDIAVVFQNPMTSLNPVYRVWYQVAEVPVTHSKTPWSEAFKAAVRQLTKVGIPDPEVRSRDYPHTYSGGMRQRSMIAMMTTCNPSLLIADEPTTALDVTIQAQILKLLQALKAEYGLTLLLITHNFGIVAEVCDRVGVMYAGRLVEVADVNEVFEAPHHPYTKGLIECVVSRRKSKARLNQIPGTPPSPINPPKGCRFHPRCPYTTDKCRKEEPTLEDAGNKHLVACHNYGRVR, encoded by the coding sequence GTGCCTAACGCCATGCTGGACATCCGGGACCTGGACGTGTGCTACGAGACCAGCAGGGGTTGCGTAAGCGCGGTGAAGGGCGTCGACCTGACAGTGTTTGAAGGCGAGTCCTTCTGCCTAGTCGGGGAGACAGGCTGCGGTAAGAGCACGTTGGCGCTGACCATACCAAGATTACTCCCCCCGAACGCCAGGATATTGAGCGGTAAGGTCCTGTTTAGAGGTGTGGATCTGCTGGGGTTAGGTGATGAGGAGCTCCAGAAGATTAGAGGTCGGGACATAGCCGTAGTTTTCCAGAATCCGATGACCTCCCTGAACCCTGTTTACAGGGTGTGGTACCAGGTGGCTGAAGTCCCGGTCACCCACTCTAAAACCCCCTGGAGTGAAGCGTTTAAAGCGGCTGTGAGGCAACTCACCAAGGTCGGGATCCCCGACCCTGAGGTGAGGTCCAGGGACTACCCCCACACATACAGCGGCGGCATGAGGCAGAGGTCCATGATAGCAATGATGACCACGTGCAACCCCAGTCTGCTGATAGCCGACGAGCCGACGACTGCCCTTGACGTCACGATACAGGCGCAGATACTTAAGCTGCTTCAAGCGCTTAAGGCGGAGTACGGCCTTACGCTACTCCTGATAACCCACAACTTCGGCATAGTGGCTGAGGTGTGCGATAGGGTGGGCGTCATGTATGCTGGAAGGCTGGTCGAGGTAGCTGACGTTAACGAGGTCTTTGAGGCGCCCCACCATCCCTACACTAAAGGTTTGATTGAGTGCGTAGTGTCTAGGAGGAAGTCTAAGGCCAGGTTGAATCAGATCCCCGGGACGCCGCCGAGCCCAATCAACCCGCCTAAAGGGTGTAGATTCCACCCGAGATGCCCGTACACCACGGACAAATGCCGGAAGGAAGAACCAACCCTAGAGGACGCCGGCAACAAACACCTAGTAGCATGCCACAACTACGGGCGGGTTAGGTGA
- a CDS encoding ATP-binding cassette domain-containing protein, protein MRVELLTVRGLRKYFKFRKGLLSKTQYVHAVDDVSFSLPKGVTLGVVGESGSGKTTLGLTVLRLLEPTSGEVIFGNTNVTQLPKNMLREFRKLTGIVFQDPYSSLNPRMRVREILERPLKIHKAGDGEERLNTVVRALEEVGLSAEHLTRYPHELSGGQQQRVAIARAIILRPQLVVLDEPTSSLDVSVQAQILNLLLELQSRHELAYIFITHDLLTAKHVSDAIMVMYLGKVLEYAETHDIFNHPRHPYTATLLSSIPLPNPRLRGRKRVEVVGEPPSPINPPKGCRFHPRCPYTTDKCRKEEPTLEDAGNKHLVAC, encoded by the coding sequence ATGCGTGTGGAGCTGCTCACAGTCAGGGGGTTAAGGAAGTACTTCAAGTTCAGGAAAGGGTTGCTTTCAAAGACGCAGTATGTTCACGCAGTGGATGACGTGAGCTTCTCCTTACCTAAGGGGGTCACGTTAGGGGTGGTCGGCGAGTCGGGCTCGGGTAAAACCACGTTAGGCTTGACGGTGCTTAGGTTGCTGGAGCCCACCTCCGGGGAGGTGATCTTCGGCAACACCAACGTCACGCAACTCCCTAAAAACATGTTGAGGGAGTTCAGGAAGTTAACAGGCATCGTCTTCCAGGACCCGTACTCGTCCCTAAACCCTAGAATGAGGGTCAGGGAGATACTTGAGAGGCCCCTGAAGATACATAAGGCAGGTGACGGCGAGGAGCGCCTGAACACTGTAGTGAGGGCGTTGGAGGAGGTGGGCCTGAGTGCGGAGCATCTGACGAGGTACCCCCACGAACTCTCCGGAGGGCAGCAGCAGAGAGTGGCCATCGCTCGCGCCATAATACTTAGGCCGCAACTAGTAGTGCTTGACGAGCCCACCTCATCGCTAGACGTCTCAGTGCAGGCCCAGATCCTCAACCTACTTCTGGAGCTACAGAGCAGGCACGAACTGGCGTACATCTTCATAACGCATGACCTACTCACCGCCAAACACGTAAGCGACGCGATAATGGTGATGTATCTAGGTAAGGTGCTTGAGTATGCGGAGACGCACGACATCTTCAACCACCCAAGACATCCATACACGGCAACGCTGCTCTCCTCAATACCGTTACCGAATCCAAGGTTGAGGGGCAGGAAGAGGGTGGAGGTGGTTGGCGAGCCGCCGAGCCCAATCAACCCGCCTAAAGGGTGTAGATTCCACCCGAGATGCCCGTACACCACGGACAAATGCCGGAAGGAAGAACCAACCCTAGAGGACGCCGGCAACAAACACCTAGTAGCATGCC
- a CDS encoding serine hydrolase — protein MGLDSLEGFIQDRMIKYRFPGVSIALLKEGEVVHARGLGFRDLTTSLPATPSTNYHVGSVTKAFTSAAIMQLVERGLVSLEDPVNKYVSVVKSDEIRVHHLLTHTSGIPALGYAEALIDSYYGLGSEWLPTAKPDDVLTFMAGYQDWFNHKPGERWFYLNEGYVILGKIIEKVSGQSYESYVKLNVLERLGMMKSYFTRDEYVRDEDKATPYIVDKEGKHARVEPLFGVSADGGLFSNVLDLLKFVSMLIDRGSYMGVEILSKESVELMEKPHVRLPYDSYVADSYGLGLTIRSNFLGRRLIGHGGSVLVHTAYIGYVPESRVGVAVLANMSGYPLSLIGAYALTCVMGMDPAKELPYVAVERVYDKLVGSYKGYKGTIRLRVRRLGGILAIENEGARTSELTPLVPDGVAEDHALFMVYTLAGRVPVEFFIEDSGRVRMTYERYELIRAGD, from the coding sequence GTGGGTCTTGACTCACTTGAGGGCTTCATTCAAGACCGGATGATTAAGTATAGGTTCCCAGGAGTCTCAATAGCCCTACTCAAGGAGGGTGAGGTAGTCCATGCAAGGGGTTTAGGCTTCAGGGACCTCACCACCTCACTTCCTGCAACGCCCAGCACTAACTACCACGTAGGGTCGGTGACTAAAGCATTCACTTCAGCGGCGATCATGCAGCTAGTTGAGAGAGGCCTCGTAAGTCTTGAGGACCCCGTCAATAAATACGTCAGCGTAGTCAAGTCCGACGAGATAAGAGTACATCACCTACTCACACACACGTCCGGAATACCCGCATTAGGGTACGCTGAGGCGCTGATAGACAGCTACTACGGCTTAGGGAGTGAGTGGCTCCCCACCGCTAAGCCGGACGACGTCCTGACGTTCATGGCTGGTTATCAGGACTGGTTTAACCACAAGCCTGGTGAGAGGTGGTTCTACCTTAATGAGGGCTACGTCATACTGGGTAAGATAATTGAGAAGGTCAGCGGGCAGAGTTATGAGAGTTACGTGAAGCTCAACGTGTTGGAGAGGCTGGGAATGATGAAGAGCTACTTCACGCGTGACGAGTACGTGAGGGATGAAGACAAGGCCACGCCGTACATAGTTGATAAGGAGGGCAAGCATGCGAGGGTTGAGCCGTTGTTCGGCGTCTCGGCTGACGGCGGGCTCTTCAGCAACGTCCTAGATCTGCTGAAGTTCGTTTCAATGCTGATTGACAGGGGTTCCTACATGGGTGTTGAGATACTCAGCAAGGAGTCCGTCGAGCTCATGGAGAAACCCCACGTTAGGTTGCCGTATGACTCCTACGTGGCTGATTCATACGGTCTCGGTTTGACGATACGCAGTAACTTCCTAGGTCGTAGGCTGATCGGCCATGGCGGTTCCGTACTGGTGCACACGGCCTACATAGGCTACGTACCTGAGAGTAGGGTGGGGGTAGCGGTGCTGGCTAACATGAGCGGCTACCCGCTGTCACTCATAGGGGCGTACGCACTAACGTGCGTGATGGGCATGGATCCTGCGAAGGAGCTACCGTACGTGGCCGTGGAGAGGGTATACGATAAGCTGGTAGGGTCGTACAAGGGATACAAGGGCACGATAAGGTTACGCGTTAGGAGATTAGGGGGCATCCTGGCAATAGAGAACGAGGGCGCCCGTACCTCAGAGCTAACACCGCTAGTGCCTGATGGTGTCGCAGAAGATCACGCCCTATTCATGGTGTACACGCTCGCCGGCAGGGTTCCTGTGGAGTTCTTCATAGAAGATTCCGGAAGGGTTCGAATGACCTACGAGAGATACGAACTGATTAGAGCAGGTGATTAA
- a CDS encoding aldehyde ferredoxin oxidoreductase family protein → MVKGISGRIALVDLSNGSVKFMNTSAEHVERFVGGAGYGTWLLFKSFAEHVTERSFPEPLSPENPLIMMTGPLTGLTAFSFKTAVVSRSPLTRGLGKSIFSGSWGATLKKAGLDGVVVKGAAERPAHIVIDDGHVDVKDASNLWGRDVMETVAAVRSELGEGFRTITIGPAGERLVKIASIVSSERRVAGRTGMGAVMGSKKLKAISVRGSGTVEVHNPEELVELNKKWLLRGVETARGKALREYGTVGGVSTFVVTGNLPMRHWTLGFWDKADNISGKTYMEKHRLGAGRKACGEGVMCSILCERAITYDDPRFGSYAGKGPEYETAAMLGSNLLVEDPVALAEMNNLCDRLGLDTISTGEVLAWLTEAREKGLVGDELVEGMRIEWGNHETYLKLIKMTAFREGIGDALAEGVREASRRFGRGAERIALHVKGLEVPAHNPRLYKSLGLSYATSNRGACHLQGSPMFAERGIVTPEYGITAPPKTPEERVNTVIIHQNMAMVIDSATICKFGTHGVADFNLIADVWNSVTGMRWDRHDVLKAGERIWYLERIYNYLVGFTNRDDSLPDRFLMEPVNEGGAKGLVCDDFDVMLMKFYEERKLRTKPELAGKLREIGLTDLLEVLEYVRLW, encoded by the coding sequence ATGGTTAAGGGGATTTCAGGCAGGATTGCCTTAGTGGACCTGAGCAACGGGTCAGTGAAGTTCATGAACACCTCCGCAGAGCATGTGGAGCGCTTCGTCGGCGGCGCTGGCTACGGCACGTGGCTCCTCTTCAAGTCCTTCGCAGAGCACGTCACGGAGAGGTCGTTCCCTGAACCGCTATCACCTGAGAACCCTCTGATAATGATGACCGGACCTCTGACGGGCCTTACGGCGTTCAGCTTTAAGACGGCGGTGGTCTCCAGATCCCCCCTAACTAGAGGGTTGGGTAAAAGCATCTTCTCCGGCTCTTGGGGGGCCACCCTCAAGAAGGCAGGTCTAGACGGCGTGGTGGTGAAGGGGGCTGCTGAGAGGCCTGCCCACATAGTCATCGACGACGGCCACGTGGACGTTAAGGACGCCTCAAACCTCTGGGGTAGAGACGTCATGGAGACGGTCGCCGCTGTGAGGAGTGAGTTGGGGGAGGGATTCAGAACCATAACCATAGGGCCTGCTGGCGAGAGGCTCGTCAAGATAGCGTCTATAGTAAGCAGTGAGAGGAGGGTTGCCGGAAGAACCGGTATGGGGGCCGTCATGGGCAGCAAGAAGCTCAAGGCTATATCGGTTAGAGGCTCCGGAACGGTGGAGGTCCATAACCCGGAGGAGTTGGTGGAGTTAAATAAGAAGTGGCTCCTCAGAGGTGTGGAGACGGCTAGGGGGAAGGCACTCCGCGAATACGGGACCGTCGGCGGCGTGAGCACCTTCGTCGTGACGGGCAACCTACCCATGAGGCACTGGACTCTGGGCTTCTGGGATAAGGCTGACAACATAAGTGGGAAGACCTACATGGAGAAGCACAGGCTCGGGGCCGGCAGGAAGGCCTGCGGTGAGGGGGTCATGTGTAGCATCCTCTGCGAGAGGGCGATAACGTACGACGACCCGAGGTTCGGCAGCTACGCTGGGAAGGGACCTGAGTATGAGACTGCAGCAATGCTGGGCTCCAACCTTCTGGTGGAAGATCCGGTCGCGTTGGCCGAGATGAACAACCTCTGCGATAGGCTCGGGCTCGACACCATATCAACCGGTGAAGTCCTGGCATGGCTGACTGAAGCACGTGAAAAGGGGTTGGTGGGCGATGAGTTGGTGGAGGGCATGAGGATTGAGTGGGGCAATCACGAGACTTACCTCAAACTCATCAAAATGACGGCGTTTAGGGAGGGCATCGGCGACGCCCTGGCCGAGGGTGTGAGGGAGGCCTCAAGGAGGTTCGGCAGGGGGGCTGAGAGGATAGCCCTGCATGTGAAGGGCCTAGAGGTACCTGCCCACAACCCGAGACTCTACAAGTCGCTGGGACTCTCATACGCCACGTCAAACAGGGGGGCGTGCCACCTTCAAGGCTCACCGATGTTTGCTGAGAGGGGCATAGTGACGCCTGAGTATGGAATCACCGCACCCCCGAAAACGCCTGAGGAGAGGGTCAATACCGTGATCATCCATCAAAACATGGCAATGGTCATAGATTCCGCTACGATATGTAAGTTCGGCACGCACGGTGTGGCGGACTTCAACCTCATCGCCGACGTGTGGAATTCCGTGACTGGCATGAGGTGGGACAGGCATGACGTACTGAAGGCCGGGGAGAGGATATGGTACCTGGAGAGGATCTACAACTACCTGGTGGGATTCACCAACAGGGACGACAGCCTGCCGGACAGGTTCCTCATGGAGCCCGTCAACGAGGGCGGCGCTAAGGGACTCGTATGCGATGACTTCGACGTAATGTTAATGAAGTTCTATGAGGAGAGGAAGCTTAGAACAAAGCCCGAGTTAGCTGGGAAGCTGAGGGAGATAGGGTTAACCGATCTCCTGGAAGTTCTGGAGTACGTTAGGCTATGGTGA
- a CDS encoding orotidine 5'-phosphate decarboxylase / HUMPS family protein: protein MVLQVALDLTELVRAASLAAEIASVTKCGNVWIEAGTPLIKSWGRVAVKALKDLTGCFVIADTKTMDVPSVEGSMMYEAGADAFTVLAVADDETIKEAGETARSYGRAVIGDLISHPKPLQRAIELYGLGVDAVTYHIGISVQKARGLRVTDLLDEVDRIKRETPLRVAVAGGIRPGDVRELTRRGVDVIVIGSAVTNAVKPVDVVTKVLDDMRP from the coding sequence GTGGTGCTTCAGGTAGCCTTAGACCTGACTGAATTGGTGAGGGCTGCAAGCTTAGCTGCGGAAATAGCGTCAGTGACTAAGTGCGGTAACGTGTGGATCGAGGCGGGAACCCCGCTGATTAAGTCGTGGGGGAGGGTCGCCGTGAAAGCCTTGAAGGACTTGACGGGTTGCTTCGTAATTGCTGACACGAAGACGATGGACGTACCCAGCGTGGAGGGGTCGATGATGTATGAAGCAGGTGCCGACGCATTCACGGTGCTGGCAGTCGCCGACGATGAGACTATCAAGGAGGCCGGGGAGACCGCACGCAGCTATGGGAGAGCCGTAATAGGGGATTTAATAAGTCACCCCAAACCCCTGCAGAGGGCTATAGAGCTCTACGGTTTGGGCGTGGATGCAGTGACGTATCACATAGGTATAAGCGTGCAGAAGGCGCGAGGCCTGAGGGTGACGGACCTGCTTGACGAGGTAGATAGGATCAAGCGAGAGACCCCGCTAAGAGTAGCCGTAGCGGGGGGGATCAGGCCCGGCGACGTGAGGGAGTTAACCCGCAGGGGGGTGGACGTGATAGTGATCGGGAGTGCAGTAACGAACGCGGTGAAGCCTGTTGATGTAGTCACTAAGGTGCTGGACGACATGAGACCATGA
- a CDS encoding serine hydrolase encodes MQLMNEWAIMAANFIMFAIQPRVREIARRSGDTFGLVVEVIRTGEEIVINEDETFPAASIIKVPVLLEAFRQALEGRLSLDEQIVLREEDEVGGMGVLKELTAGLKLPFIDISTLMIIISDNVAANVVITKVGMKNANSFMKGLGLRKTLLQRKMMDFEARKRGLDNYTSPRDMADLLHKLYAKTILNEWSCEKVLDIMKKQQVNDRIPRYLPEGIPVAHKTGELAGVRHDVGIVFAKEPFIISAMVKDLKDPLSQTFSGGKGTEAIARISGMVFKAVNP; translated from the coding sequence ATGCAGTTGATGAATGAGTGGGCGATAATGGCGGCGAACTTCATAATGTTCGCGATACAACCCAGAGTAAGGGAAATCGCGAGACGATCCGGGGACACGTTCGGGTTGGTTGTGGAGGTGATCAGGACTGGGGAGGAAATAGTCATCAACGAGGATGAGACCTTCCCGGCTGCAAGCATAATCAAGGTTCCAGTGCTTTTAGAAGCCTTTCGGCAGGCGTTAGAGGGACGCCTGAGCTTGGATGAGCAGATAGTCTTAAGAGAGGAGGATGAGGTGGGGGGTATGGGGGTCCTGAAGGAGCTGACGGCAGGCCTCAAATTGCCGTTTATTGACATCTCGACTCTCATGATAATAATCAGCGATAACGTCGCCGCTAACGTAGTGATAACGAAGGTGGGTATGAAGAACGCCAATTCCTTCATGAAGGGACTCGGACTTCGTAAGACTCTCCTTCAAAGGAAGATGATGGATTTTGAAGCAAGGAAACGTGGATTGGATAACTACACCTCACCGCGCGACATGGCTGACCTCCTCCATAAACTCTACGCAAAAACAATCCTAAATGAATGGAGCTGTGAAAAAGTCCTGGATATAATGAAGAAGCAGCAAGTTAACGATCGAATACCGCGCTACCTGCCGGAGGGGATACCGGTAGCTCACAAGACAGGCGAGCTAGCCGGGGTAAGGCACGATGTCGGCATAGTTTTCGCTAAAGAACCATTCATAATATCGGCGATGGTTAAGGATTTAAAGGATCCCCTTAGCCAGACGTTCAGCGGTGGTAAGGGGACGGAAGCGATAGCTAGAATCTCGGGAATGGTTTTTAAGGCGGTCAATCCCTAA
- a CDS encoding DUF3100 domain-containing protein, whose product MASGHITTGEKLMPYIKLHIVIAALVLVSEIIGVMRFSVWIVTISLFPMLYAVVLGIIVSPNVLGRAVKPLKKLLSEKETALASPFIVASLAPLAAKYGVMTGPNVPKLIEYGVPLIVQNFGVQPGCILLALPIGLFLLRMGREVIGAVFDICREPALAVVNQLRGPDSPEALGTLGVYIAGTVYGTLWWAIVGSVLGSALTSVFSPYALAMACGPGSASMTTACATAMSLALPAHKDAILTFAIASNLVSGVIAVWYDTLVGLPLADKLYRVLTKYRRGSQK is encoded by the coding sequence ATGGCTTCCGGCCATATTACTACTGGAGAGAAGCTCATGCCATACATTAAGTTGCACATAGTCATCGCTGCGCTAGTGTTGGTCAGCGAGATCATAGGGGTTATGCGATTCAGCGTGTGGATTGTAACGATCTCGCTGTTCCCGATGCTCTACGCAGTAGTGCTGGGGATAATAGTTTCCCCTAACGTCTTAGGGAGGGCTGTTAAGCCTCTCAAGAAGCTCCTCTCGGAGAAGGAGACCGCGCTGGCATCGCCATTCATAGTGGCGTCGCTAGCCCCCCTAGCGGCTAAGTATGGAGTTATGACGGGGCCTAACGTGCCGAAGCTAATTGAGTACGGCGTTCCGTTGATAGTTCAGAATTTCGGAGTTCAGCCGGGCTGCATCCTGCTGGCACTACCCATAGGCTTGTTTCTACTTAGGATGGGCAGGGAGGTGATAGGCGCTGTCTTCGACATATGCAGGGAACCCGCGCTGGCCGTGGTTAACCAACTACGCGGGCCCGACTCCCCGGAGGCTTTAGGCACTTTGGGCGTGTACATAGCGGGGACTGTCTACGGGACTCTATGGTGGGCGATCGTGGGCTCCGTCCTCGGCTCAGCCCTAACCAGCGTCTTCAGCCCCTACGCCCTGGCCATGGCATGCGGGCCGGGGAGTGCGAGCATGACGACGGCCTGCGCAACGGCGATGAGTTTGGCCCTACCAGCCCATAAAGACGCCATCCTGACCTTCGCCATCGCAAGCAACCTCGTCTCCGGCGTGATAGCGGTGTGGTACGATACCTTGGTCGGGCTGCCTCTAGCGGATAAGCTGTACAGGGTCCTAACGAAGTATAGGAGGGGGAGCCAGAAATGA
- a CDS encoding amidohydrolase, translating to MNVKELKERVCRTIDGMSEDLVKLGEELRRVPELGFKEFRTSSIVKREFERLGLDYQDGLALTGVKARLKKGGRPAVAVMGELDAIPCPDHPLADGSTGAAHACGHNVQITTMLGVGRALMESGVINALSGDVVLMAVPAEEFVEIGYRLRLREEGKIEFLGGKQELLRIGALDDVDIAMMIHAQAGMPERRVWVNATTNGFISKYARFMGRSAHAAAAPHEGVNALNAAALAILAIHAQRETFKDEDFVRVHGIITKGGDAVNVVPSDVRMEMYVRGKTYLAIEDASMKVDRALKAGASAVGGSVEIRNIPGYLPLVQDRNLSEIFKSNTLELLGGGSVIDGGHQPASTDMGDVSHVIPSIHPFVGGFVGDPHAKNFDIKDAEMAYVIATKIMAMTVIDLLAGNAEKAREIVSAFKPKMTKDEYLAYLRKTFT from the coding sequence ATGAATGTAAAGGAGCTTAAGGAAAGGGTATGCAGGACCATAGACGGGATGTCTGAGGACTTGGTTAAACTTGGTGAGGAACTACGCAGGGTTCCGGAGCTGGGGTTTAAGGAGTTCAGGACCTCCAGCATCGTTAAAAGGGAGTTTGAGAGGTTGGGTCTAGACTACCAGGACGGGCTCGCCTTAACAGGTGTTAAGGCAAGGCTTAAGAAAGGCGGGAGGCCGGCGGTCGCGGTCATGGGCGAGCTGGACGCTATTCCATGCCCTGACCATCCCCTAGCGGACGGGAGCACGGGGGCAGCCCATGCATGCGGTCATAACGTCCAGATCACCACGATGCTTGGGGTCGGCAGGGCCTTAATGGAGTCCGGAGTCATCAACGCGCTCTCCGGTGACGTGGTCTTAATGGCGGTTCCGGCCGAGGAGTTCGTTGAGATAGGGTACAGGTTAAGGTTAAGGGAGGAGGGCAAGATAGAGTTCCTTGGGGGCAAGCAGGAGTTGCTGAGGATAGGGGCTTTAGATGACGTGGACATTGCCATGATGATCCACGCTCAGGCAGGCATGCCTGAGAGGAGGGTGTGGGTTAACGCGACCACGAACGGCTTCATAAGCAAGTACGCAAGGTTCATGGGGAGGTCAGCCCACGCGGCGGCCGCACCTCACGAGGGGGTAAACGCCCTCAACGCCGCCGCGCTGGCCATACTCGCCATCCACGCGCAGAGGGAGACCTTCAAGGATGAGGACTTCGTCCGAGTTCACGGAATCATAACTAAGGGAGGTGACGCCGTGAATGTGGTGCCCTCGGACGTTAGGATGGAGATGTACGTGAGGGGGAAGACCTACTTGGCGATAGAGGATGCGAGCATGAAGGTCGACAGAGCGCTTAAGGCCGGAGCATCTGCCGTCGGGGGGTCGGTCGAGATAAGGAACATACCGGGCTACCTGCCGCTGGTTCAGGACAGGAACCTCTCCGAGATATTCAAGTCCAACACCCTCGAGCTACTGGGCGGTGGAAGCGTGATCGACGGCGGCCATCAGCCCGCTTCAACGGACATGGGCGATGTCTCACACGTGATTCCGTCGATCCACCCCTTCGTCGGGGGGTTCGTCGGGGACCCGCACGCCAAGAACTTCGACATCAAGGACGCCGAGATGGCCTACGTGATCGCAACGAAGATAATGGCCATGACCGTCATCGACTTACTGGCGGGTAACGCGGAGAAAGCTAGGGAGATCGTGAGCGCGTTCAAGCCTAAGATGACGAAGGACGAGTACCTAGCGTATCTGAGGAAAACGTTCACATGA
- a CDS encoding translation initiation factor IF-5A, whose amino-acid sequence MSTTYAELGELREGSFIVIEGEPCRIVEMSKAKTGKHGSAKAHVVAVSILSGVKKTLVAPVDQRVEVPIIDKRAGQVIAVLGSSVQVMDLETYETLEMEMPQEEDVRARIAAGAEVEYWNVLGKRKIMRVLKGA is encoded by the coding sequence ATGAGTACTACGTATGCTGAGTTAGGGGAGCTGCGTGAGGGTAGCTTCATAGTCATTGAGGGCGAGCCGTGCAGGATCGTTGAGATGAGTAAAGCTAAGACAGGCAAGCACGGGAGCGCTAAAGCGCACGTAGTCGCTGTGAGCATTCTGTCCGGCGTTAAGAAGACTTTAGTTGCTCCCGTGGATCAGAGGGTGGAGGTGCCGATAATAGATAAGAGGGCCGGGCAGGTCATAGCTGTGCTGGGCTCGAGCGTCCAGGTAATGGACCTCGAGACCTACGAGACCCTTGAGATGGAGATGCCTCAGGAGGAGGATGTGAGGGCCAGGATAGCTGCGGGGGCTGAGGTGGAGTACTGGAACGTCCTCGGTAAGAGGAAGATCATGAGAGTCTTAAAGGGAGCTTAA
- a CDS encoding signal recognition particle protein Srp54 encodes MSYLGRLKDLISDFVRGKGPYEESVSEFIKELQKELIKADVNLRLVMELTKSIREQALKTEPPPGILRREWFVKIVYDNLVRFFGGEVVEVLPKKIPWVLMLVGIQGSGKTTSAGKLAQYYRKLGYKTCLITTDTYRPAAYDQLKQIADRLNIPFYGEKDGINPVEIGVRGLSRMLKEGCSLIVVDTAGRHGYGEEEHLLTEMEEIAKALKPDEIMLVIDAYMGQKAYDIAKRFHERTPVGSIFITKLDGTAKGGGALSAVAATGARIKFIGDGEKLEDVEPFNPRKFVARLLGLGDLETLLDKFKALEESEEVQRRLEKAILTGRLTLRDVYTQIKSLRRLGPLRKVLQMIPGFMTTVPLDDEKLQLSEKNLDKWLHILDSMTYEELDHPEIIDRSRVVRIARGAGVTTNDVKELLRYYEAMLRMIKTLRSRKDALKRLGMKDVPLEH; translated from the coding sequence ATGAGCTACCTAGGCAGGCTGAAGGACCTAATCTCGGACTTCGTCAGAGGTAAAGGCCCCTACGAAGAGAGCGTCAGCGAATTCATTAAGGAGCTGCAGAAAGAGCTGATTAAGGCCGACGTAAATCTAAGGCTGGTCATGGAGCTCACCAAAAGCATTAGGGAGCAAGCACTCAAGACGGAGCCCCCTCCAGGAATCCTGAGGCGTGAGTGGTTCGTCAAGATAGTGTACGACAACCTGGTGAGGTTCTTCGGAGGGGAGGTAGTTGAGGTACTCCCTAAGAAGATTCCGTGGGTGTTAATGCTCGTCGGGATTCAGGGGAGCGGGAAGACCACATCAGCAGGTAAACTCGCCCAGTACTACAGGAAGCTTGGTTATAAGACATGCCTAATAACGACTGACACATACAGGCCGGCGGCGTACGATCAGCTAAAGCAGATAGCTGACAGGCTTAACATCCCGTTCTACGGGGAGAAGGACGGCATCAACCCCGTCGAGATAGGGGTGCGGGGCTTGAGCAGGATGCTTAAGGAGGGCTGCAGCCTCATCGTGGTGGACACAGCTGGGAGACACGGGTACGGCGAGGAGGAGCACCTCCTCACAGAGATGGAGGAGATAGCCAAGGCCCTGAAGCCCGACGAGATAATGCTGGTGATCGACGCGTACATGGGTCAGAAGGCCTACGACATAGCTAAGAGATTCCATGAGAGGACGCCCGTAGGCTCCATATTCATAACTAAGCTCGACGGGACTGCTAAGGGGGGCGGCGCGCTCTCGGCCGTGGCGGCGACCGGGGCTAGGATAAAGTTCATAGGCGATGGTGAGAAGCTAGAGGACGTAGAACCCTTCAACCCCAGGAAGTTCGTGGCCCGCCTCCTGGGTTTGGGGGATCTGGAGACCTTATTGGATAAGTTCAAGGCCCTCGAGGAGAGTGAGGAAGTCCAGAGGAGGCTTGAGAAGGCGATCCTCACAGGAAGGCTGACCCTGAGGGACGTGTACACCCAGATCAAATCCCTCAGGAGGTTAGGCCCCCTCAGGAAGGTTCTTCAGATGATCCCGGGCTTCATGACCACCGTCCCCCTGGACGACGAGAAACTGCAGCTCTCCGAGAAGAACCTTGATAAGTGGCTCCACATACTTGATTCAATGACCTACGAGGAGCTGGATCACCCGGAGATAATAGACAGGAGTAGGGTGGTCAGAATAGCGAGGGGGGCCGGGGTGACCACCAACGACGTTAAGGAACTCCTCAGATACTATGAGGCGATGCTGAGGATGATTAAGACGCTGAGGAGCAGGAAGGACGCGCTTAAGAGGCTCGGGATGAAGGATGTCCCGCTCGAGCATTGA